One genomic region from Bradyrhizobium icense encodes:
- a CDS encoding alpha/beta fold hydrolase yields MQLSVNGVDTFVATGGRPFDRSLPAIVMLHGAGFDHSTWALHSRWFAHHGYSVLAPDLPGHGRSGGSPLPTIADMADWTAALLDAAGAPKAKLIGHSMGSLIALETSARHPDKVSGLGLIGTAATMTVGPDLLKAAEVNNPDAIDMVSIWGLGFKAELGGSLAPGLWMHQGAQRVLQQTRPGVLYSDLNACNSYQNALAAAAQVKVPVTFILGERDMMTPAKGGKALAAATPTARIVVVPGAGHMIMAEAPDELLAALRG; encoded by the coding sequence ATGCAGCTCTCCGTCAATGGCGTTGATACCTTCGTCGCGACCGGCGGCCGTCCTTTCGATCGATCGCTGCCCGCGATCGTGATGCTGCACGGCGCCGGTTTCGACCATTCGACCTGGGCGCTGCACAGCCGCTGGTTCGCGCATCACGGTTATTCGGTGCTGGCGCCCGATTTACCCGGCCATGGCCGTTCGGGAGGCAGCCCGCTGCCAACCATCGCCGACATGGCCGACTGGACCGCCGCGCTGCTCGACGCTGCGGGAGCGCCGAAGGCGAAGCTCATCGGCCATTCGATGGGTTCGCTGATCGCGCTGGAGACGTCCGCGCGGCATCCCGACAAGGTGTCCGGCCTCGGCCTGATCGGCACCGCTGCGACGATGACGGTCGGCCCCGATCTGCTCAAGGCCGCCGAGGTCAACAACCCCGATGCCATCGACATGGTCTCGATCTGGGGCCTCGGCTTCAAGGCCGAGCTCGGCGGCAGCCTCGCGCCGGGACTGTGGATGCATCAGGGCGCGCAGCGCGTGCTGCAGCAGACGCGACCGGGCGTGCTCTACAGCGATCTCAATGCCTGCAATTCCTATCAGAATGCGCTCGCGGCAGCGGCGCAGGTCAAGGTGCCCGTCACCTTCATTCTCGGCGAGCGCGACATGATGACGCCAGCCAAGGGCGGCAAGGCGCTCGCGGCGGCAACGCCGACTGCGCGGATCGTCGTTGTTCCCGGCGCCGGCCACATGATCATGGCCGAAGCGCCGGATGAATTGCTGGCGGCGCTGCGGGGGTAG
- a CDS encoding S1C family serine protease: protein MLDYTSAIADDGLSSRTAERAPDSDRVLLDAYSNVVIDVTERVGPAVVRVETGPKVRRARERGGLGSGIVISPDGLVLTNSHVVGSSKEIRLRDIEGFVTDAHVLGVDPDTDLALLRADGARDLRYASLGNSKSLRRGQLVVAIGNPLGFESTVTAGVVSALGRSIRSVSGRTIEDVIQTDAALNPGNSGGPLVSSSSEVIGINTAIISGAQGICFAVASNTAQFVLSEIIRHGYVRRAYIGVAGQTAPIPRRHAVVAGVDNKMGALLAQIEPDSPAAKAGLLPGDVVIKLDGVEINGVDDLIRALDRDRIGRTLAMDVLRMGRLRGIEIHPVERRPERQ from the coding sequence ATGTTGGACTATACCTCAGCTATCGCCGATGACGGACTGTCGTCGCGAACGGCCGAGCGTGCCCCGGACAGTGACCGGGTTCTGCTCGATGCCTATTCCAATGTCGTGATCGACGTGACCGAGCGCGTCGGGCCAGCGGTCGTCCGCGTCGAAACCGGGCCGAAAGTGCGTCGTGCGCGTGAGCGTGGCGGACTTGGTTCCGGTATCGTGATCTCGCCCGATGGCCTAGTGCTGACCAACAGCCATGTGGTCGGATCGTCGAAAGAGATCAGGCTGCGCGATATCGAAGGGTTCGTCACCGACGCCCATGTGCTCGGCGTCGATCCCGATACCGACCTTGCGCTGCTGCGCGCCGACGGCGCGCGCGATCTGCGTTATGCCTCGCTGGGAAATTCCAAAAGCCTGCGCCGCGGCCAGCTCGTGGTCGCGATCGGCAATCCGCTCGGATTCGAATCGACGGTCACCGCCGGCGTGGTGTCGGCGCTCGGCCGTTCGATCCGCTCGGTCAGCGGGCGCACCATCGAGGACGTGATCCAGACCGATGCTGCGCTCAATCCCGGGAATTCCGGCGGGCCGCTGGTGTCATCGTCATCGGAGGTGATCGGCATCAACACCGCGATCATCAGCGGCGCGCAGGGCATCTGCTTTGCCGTCGCCAGTAACACCGCGCAGTTCGTGTTGTCCGAGATCATCCGCCACGGCTATGTCCGCCGCGCCTATATCGGCGTCGCAGGCCAGACCGCGCCGATCCCGCGACGGCATGCCGTAGTCGCCGGCGTCGACAACAAGATGGGCGCGCTGCTGGCGCAGATCGAGCCGGACAGCCCGGCCGCAAAGGCGGGACTGTTGCCGGGCGATGTCGTGATCAAGCTCGACGGCGTCGAGATCAACGGCGTCGACGATCTGATCCGCGCCCTCGACCGCGACCGCATCGGGCGGACGCTCGCGATGGATGTACTGCGGATGGGAAGGCTGCGCGGGATCGAGATTCATCCGGTGGAGCGGAGGCCGGAGAGGCAGTGA
- a CDS encoding GMC family oxidoreductase has protein sequence MNDPVDVLIIGAGASGAAVAWSLADTRMHILCLDQGGWMKPSEYPSTGRDWEAKFYGDWSTSPNIRGRPEDYPINDDNSPIKVVNFNGVGGSTVMYTAHWPRLHPSDFRVKTLDGVADDWPIDYDTLVPFFEENDRMMGVSGLSGDPLSPLTHPPMPPQPLGLSGPLIGKAMNKLGWHWWPSDTTVATMDYEGRARCINLGHCTPACAQGAKASTDITYWPQAIRAGVELRTHCRVREILTNEHGMASGVVYYDEDGVEQFQPAEVVIIACNGIGTPRLLLNSVSGRFPNGLANSSGLVGKNLMFHPYAQIYGFVKEPTDSNRAPPTCLWSKEFYDTDLSRGFVRGYGIQFGRGAGPVFEAVASEQKGILPWGADHHRVFRKLNGHRLAVSAICEDLPEEHNRVTLDPVLKDSHGIPAPKIDYTISENSRKMMEHGLARGREILETAGATDICINNPIPWGGWHLLGTARMGTDPARSVVNEWGRSHDVKNLFIVDGSVFVTAGGVNPTSTIQAIALHVADQMKQRLANLFD, from the coding sequence ATGAACGATCCCGTTGACGTCCTCATCATCGGCGCCGGTGCGTCCGGCGCGGCGGTGGCGTGGAGCCTGGCTGATACCAGGATGCATATCCTCTGCCTCGACCAGGGCGGCTGGATGAAGCCGTCGGAATATCCGAGCACCGGGCGGGACTGGGAGGCGAAGTTTTATGGCGACTGGTCGACCAGCCCGAACATCCGCGGCCGGCCCGAGGACTATCCGATCAACGACGACAACTCGCCGATCAAGGTCGTGAACTTCAACGGCGTCGGCGGCTCGACGGTGATGTACACCGCGCATTGGCCGCGGCTGCATCCGTCCGACTTCCGGGTGAAGACGCTGGACGGCGTCGCCGACGACTGGCCGATCGATTACGACACGCTGGTGCCGTTCTTCGAAGAGAACGACCGGATGATGGGCGTCTCGGGCCTGTCAGGCGATCCGCTGTCGCCGCTGACCCATCCGCCGATGCCGCCGCAGCCGCTCGGGCTTTCCGGCCCGCTGATCGGCAAGGCCATGAACAAGCTCGGCTGGCACTGGTGGCCGTCGGATACCACGGTCGCGACGATGGATTACGAGGGCCGGGCGCGCTGCATCAATCTCGGCCATTGCACGCCGGCCTGCGCGCAAGGCGCCAAAGCCTCGACCGATATCACCTATTGGCCGCAGGCGATCCGCGCTGGCGTCGAACTCAGGACCCATTGCCGCGTGCGCGAGATTCTGACCAACGAGCACGGCATGGCCTCGGGCGTCGTCTACTACGACGAGGATGGCGTCGAGCAGTTCCAGCCGGCCGAGGTCGTCATCATCGCCTGCAACGGCATCGGCACGCCGCGGCTGCTGCTGAATTCGGTCTCCGGTCGCTTCCCGAATGGGCTCGCCAATTCATCCGGCCTGGTCGGCAAGAACCTGATGTTTCATCCCTATGCGCAGATCTACGGTTTTGTGAAGGAGCCGACCGACTCTAACCGTGCGCCGCCGACCTGCCTCTGGAGCAAGGAATTCTATGACACCGATCTCTCGCGCGGCTTTGTGCGCGGCTACGGCATCCAGTTCGGCCGCGGCGCGGGGCCGGTGTTCGAAGCCGTCGCGAGCGAGCAGAAGGGCATTTTGCCATGGGGCGCGGACCATCACCGCGTATTCCGCAAGCTCAATGGCCATCGGCTCGCGGTCTCCGCGATCTGCGAGGATCTGCCCGAGGAGCACAACCGCGTCACGCTCGATCCGGTGCTGAAGGACAGCCACGGAATCCCCGCGCCGAAGATCGACTACACGATCAGCGAAAACAGCCGGAAGATGATGGAGCATGGATTGGCGCGCGGCCGGGAGATTCTCGAAACCGCCGGTGCGACCGACATCTGCATCAACAACCCGATTCCCTGGGGCGGCTGGCATCTGCTCGGCACCGCACGGATGGGCACCGATCCTGCGCGCTCCGTCGTCAACGAATGGGGCCGCTCGCACGACGTGAAGAACCTCTTCATCGTCGACGGCAGCGTGTTCGTGACGGCGGGCGGCGTGAATCCGACCTCGACCATCCAGGCGATCGCGCTCCATGTCGCCGACCAGATGAAGCAACGCCTTGCCAATCTTTTCGACTGA
- a CDS encoding flavin-containing monooxygenase, translated as MSGLYQLYRLREQGFRVRAFEAATDVGGTWYWNRYPGARFDSESYSYGYSFSKQLLEEWEWSEHFAGQPETLRYLNYVADKFDLHRDIQFRSRVTAAVYDEGSRSWTVTLENGSRFSTRFLITAIGPLSTPTLPRIEGREDFKGASFHTARWPKESVDFTGKRVAVIGTGATGVQTIQTIASQVGHLTVFQRTPNWCAPLHNGKIDAETQAKIKAGYPEMFARCKETFACFLHTPDPRGAFEVSDEEREAFYEKLYGERGFGIWQGNFRDILIDRKANATISDFVARKIRQRVKNSAVAEKLIPKNHGFGTRRLPLETFYYEVYNQDNVELVDIMETPIERITPEGIRTSDKDYEFDIIIYATGFDAITGSFDKIDFRGVGGARLKDKWRQGPETYLGIMVHEFPNMLMLMGPHTALGNIPRSIEYSVDWVTGLIKFAMERKLTRLEATPEGVKSWTDHVKALGEGLLSNEVNSWMTGINSNVEGKQTRIVARYSGSAPAYRARCDEVAAKGYDELRLG; from the coding sequence ATGTCGGGCCTGTACCAGCTCTACCGGCTGCGCGAACAGGGTTTTCGCGTGCGGGCGTTCGAGGCCGCGACCGATGTCGGTGGCACCTGGTACTGGAACCGCTATCCCGGCGCGCGCTTCGATTCCGAGAGCTATTCCTATGGCTACTCGTTCTCGAAGCAGCTCTTGGAGGAATGGGAGTGGTCCGAGCATTTTGCCGGCCAGCCGGAGACTCTGCGCTATCTCAACTACGTTGCCGACAAGTTCGACCTGCACCGCGATATCCAGTTTCGCAGCCGGGTGACGGCGGCAGTTTACGACGAAGGCTCGCGAAGCTGGACCGTTACGCTCGAGAACGGCAGCCGCTTCAGTACACGGTTCCTGATCACCGCGATCGGGCCGCTGTCGACGCCTACCCTGCCGCGGATCGAGGGCCGCGAGGATTTCAAGGGCGCCTCCTTTCACACCGCGCGATGGCCGAAGGAGTCGGTTGATTTCACCGGCAAGCGCGTCGCGGTGATCGGCACCGGCGCGACCGGCGTGCAGACCATCCAGACCATTGCGAGCCAAGTCGGCCATCTCACCGTCTTCCAGCGAACGCCGAACTGGTGCGCGCCGCTGCACAACGGCAAGATCGATGCGGAGACCCAAGCGAAGATCAAGGCCGGCTATCCGGAAATGTTCGCCCGCTGCAAGGAAACCTTCGCCTGTTTCCTGCACACGCCGGACCCGCGCGGCGCGTTCGAAGTGTCCGACGAGGAGCGCGAGGCGTTCTATGAAAAGCTCTATGGCGAGCGCGGCTTCGGCATCTGGCAGGGCAACTTTCGCGACATCCTGATCGACCGCAAGGCGAACGCCACGATCTCCGATTTCGTCGCGCGCAAGATCCGGCAGCGCGTGAAGAATTCGGCGGTCGCGGAGAAGCTGATTCCGAAAAATCACGGCTTCGGTACGCGACGCTTGCCGCTCGAGACCTTCTATTACGAGGTCTACAACCAGGACAATGTCGAACTGGTCGACATCATGGAGACGCCGATCGAGCGGATCACGCCTGAGGGCATCAGGACCAGCGACAAGGATTACGAATTCGACATCATCATCTACGCGACCGGTTTCGATGCCATCACCGGCAGTTTCGACAAGATCGATTTCCGCGGCGTTGGCGGCGCGCGGTTGAAAGACAAGTGGCGACAAGGCCCGGAGACCTATCTCGGCATCATGGTGCATGAATTTCCGAACATGCTGATGCTGATGGGGCCGCATACCGCGCTCGGCAACATTCCGCGCAGCATCGAATACAGCGTCGACTGGGTCACCGGGCTGATCAAGTTTGCGATGGAACGGAAACTGACACGGCTGGAAGCGACGCCGGAGGGCGTGAAATCCTGGACCGATCACGTCAAGGCGCTCGGCGAGGGGTTGCTGTCCAACGAGGTGAATTCCTGGATGACCGGCATCAACTCCAACGTCGAGGGCAAACAGACCCGCATCGTCGCCCGCTACAGCGGCAGCGCGCCGGCCTACCGTGCCAGGTGCGATGAGGTGGCAGCGAAGGGATATGATGAGTTGAGGTTGGGGTAG
- a CDS encoding carboxyl transferase domain-containing protein, with protein sequence MSFHKLLIANRGEIAIRIARAAGDAGLATVAIYSADDAQSLHVRAADAALEIPGRGARAYLDIEAVIAAAKATECDAVHPGYGFLSENAAFARRCIEESIVFVGPSPEALDLFGDKAQAKALAKKCGVPVIEGTSGRTSLNEAKAFLESLGERGAIMIKAIAGGGGRGMRIVDDAGRLEEAYARCQSEAMAAFGSDGVYVERLIRNARHIEVQVICDHHGAISHLWERECTIQRRNQKLIEVAPSPSLNDALRTRIIDAAKELAAAANYDNLGTFEFLVDNDARTSDKAFAFIEANPRLQVEHTVTEEVLGLDLVQSQLAVAAGATLGSLGLAQGYIPRPRGFAMQLRVNMEVMDETGATRPTGGTLAVFDLPSGPGVRVDTFGYSGYRTSAAFDSLLAKVIVHSPGGNWTDVVHKASRTLREFRIGGVATNIPLLAAILAHPDFVENRLSTGFIDKHVADLIGETNTTAETELVESGSAADDETLAIAVAASATGPAGSVAVPAPLQGTIVAIDVEEGDLVRPGQQIAVLESMKMEHLVTAPHGGRVTQIAAGSGATLMQDEAILYLEPAELDAHDIAEEEDVDLDHIRPDLAELMERHAITLDENRPASVERRRKTNQRTARENIAQLVDEGSFVEYGSLAIAAQRRRRTVDDLIRNTPADGLISGVATVNAEKFGADAARCMVIAYDYTVLAGTQGHMNHKKIDRMLSLAEQWRLPLVFYAEGGGGRPGDTDRLGMTGLDGPSFVQFAKLSGLVPVIGVVSGYCFAGNAAMLGCCDVIIATRDASIGMGGPAMIEGGGLGVYHPAEVGPVSFQSPNGVIDILVEDEAEATSAAQKYLSYFQGTVADWKAPDQRLLRRAIPENRLRVYDIRNVIDLLADEGSVLEIRRDFGVGMITSFIRIEGKPFGLIANNPKHLGGAIDAPAGDKAARFMQLCDAFDIPIVSLCDTPGFMVGPEAEKTAIVRHVARMFVTGASLTVPLFGIVLRKGYGLGAQSMIGGGFHASFFTVAWPTGEFGGMGLEGYVRLGFRKEMEAIEDPDEREDYYKAKVAELYANGKAVSIASVLEIDEVIDPADTRHWIMSGLRSVPKPEARATKKRPCIDAW encoded by the coding sequence ATGTCCTTCCATAAATTGCTGATTGCCAACCGCGGCGAGATTGCCATCCGCATCGCGCGGGCGGCGGGCGACGCTGGCCTTGCGACGGTCGCAATCTATTCCGCCGACGACGCGCAATCGCTGCATGTCCGCGCCGCCGACGCCGCCCTTGAAATCCCCGGGCGCGGCGCGCGGGCCTATCTCGATATCGAGGCGGTGATCGCAGCCGCCAAGGCGACCGAATGCGACGCCGTGCATCCCGGCTATGGCTTCCTCAGCGAGAATGCCGCGTTCGCCCGCCGCTGCATCGAAGAAAGCATCGTCTTCGTCGGCCCGTCGCCGGAAGCGCTCGATCTGTTCGGCGACAAGGCGCAGGCCAAGGCGCTGGCAAAAAAATGCGGCGTGCCTGTTATCGAGGGCACCAGCGGGCGGACCAGCCTCAATGAGGCCAAGGCCTTCCTGGAATCGCTCGGCGAGCGCGGCGCCATCATGATCAAGGCCATCGCCGGCGGCGGCGGCCGCGGCATGCGGATCGTCGACGACGCGGGCAGGCTGGAGGAGGCCTATGCGCGCTGCCAATCCGAGGCGATGGCGGCTTTCGGCAGCGATGGCGTCTATGTCGAGCGCCTGATTCGCAATGCCCGCCACATCGAGGTGCAGGTCATCTGCGACCACCACGGCGCGATCAGCCATTTGTGGGAGCGCGAATGCACGATCCAGCGCCGCAACCAGAAGCTCATCGAGGTCGCGCCAAGCCCGTCGCTGAACGATGCCTTGCGCACGCGCATCATCGACGCCGCCAAGGAACTTGCGGCTGCGGCGAACTACGACAATCTCGGCACCTTCGAATTCCTCGTCGATAACGACGCCAGGACCAGCGACAAGGCGTTCGCCTTCATCGAGGCCAATCCGCGGCTGCAGGTCGAGCATACCGTCACCGAGGAGGTGCTCGGCCTCGATCTCGTGCAGTCGCAGCTTGCGGTCGCTGCCGGTGCGACGCTGGGCTCGCTCGGGCTTGCGCAGGGCTATATCCCGAGGCCCCGCGGCTTTGCGATGCAGCTCCGCGTCAACATGGAGGTGATGGACGAGACCGGCGCGACGAGGCCGACCGGCGGGACGCTGGCGGTATTCGACCTGCCGTCCGGCCCCGGCGTGCGCGTCGATACATTCGGTTATTCGGGTTACCGGACCAGCGCCGCCTTCGACTCACTGCTCGCCAAAGTCATCGTGCATTCGCCGGGCGGCAACTGGACCGACGTGGTGCACAAGGCCTCGCGCACGCTGCGTGAGTTTCGGATCGGCGGCGTCGCCACCAACATTCCCTTGCTCGCGGCGATCTTGGCGCATCCGGATTTTGTCGAGAACCGTCTCAGCACCGGTTTTATTGACAAGCACGTCGCCGATCTAATTGGCGAAACCAACACGACGGCGGAGACGGAACTGGTCGAATCCGGCAGCGCCGCCGATGACGAGACGCTCGCGATCGCGGTCGCGGCATCTGCAACCGGCCCAGCAGGTTCGGTCGCGGTGCCGGCGCCGCTGCAAGGCACGATCGTCGCGATAGACGTCGAGGAGGGAGACCTCGTTCGCCCCGGTCAGCAGATCGCCGTGCTCGAATCCATGAAGATGGAGCATCTGGTCACGGCGCCGCATGGCGGCCGGGTGACGCAGATCGCGGCCGGCTCCGGCGCGACGCTGATGCAGGACGAGGCGATCCTCTACCTCGAACCGGCCGAGCTCGACGCCCATGATATCGCCGAGGAAGAGGATGTCGATCTCGACCACATCCGTCCCGATCTGGCCGAACTCATGGAGCGCCACGCCATTACGCTCGACGAAAACCGCCCGGCGTCGGTCGAGCGCCGGCGCAAGACCAACCAGCGCACGGCGCGGGAGAATATCGCGCAACTCGTCGATGAAGGCTCGTTCGTCGAGTACGGTTCGCTCGCCATCGCCGCCCAGCGAAGGCGGCGCACGGTCGATGACCTGATCCGCAACACGCCGGCCGACGGTCTGATCTCCGGCGTCGCCACCGTGAATGCGGAAAAATTCGGCGCGGATGCCGCCCGCTGCATGGTGATCGCTTACGACTATACCGTGCTCGCCGGCACGCAGGGCCATATGAACCACAAGAAGATCGATCGCATGCTGAGCCTTGCCGAGCAATGGCGCCTGCCGCTGGTGTTTTACGCCGAGGGCGGCGGCGGCCGGCCCGGCGATACGGACAGGCTCGGCATGACCGGCCTCGACGGTCCGTCCTTTGTGCAGTTCGCAAAGCTCTCAGGACTGGTGCCGGTGATCGGCGTCGTCTCCGGCTATTGCTTTGCCGGTAACGCCGCGATGCTCGGCTGCTGCGATGTCATCATCGCCACCAGGGACGCATCGATCGGCATGGGCGGTCCCGCGATGATCGAGGGCGGCGGGCTCGGCGTCTATCACCCTGCGGAGGTGGGTCCGGTGTCGTTCCAATCGCCGAACGGCGTCATCGACATTCTGGTGGAAGATGAAGCGGAGGCGACATCCGCGGCGCAGAAATACCTGTCCTATTTCCAGGGCACGGTTGCCGACTGGAAAGCGCCGGACCAGCGCCTGCTGCGGCGGGCGATTCCGGAGAACCGGCTGCGGGTCTACGACATCCGCAATGTCATCGATCTCCTTGCCGACGAAGGCTCGGTGCTGGAGATCCGCCGGGATTTCGGCGTCGGCATGATCACCTCCTTCATCCGCATCGAAGGAAAGCCGTTCGGCCTGATCGCCAACAATCCAAAGCACCTCGGCGGCGCGATCGATGCCCCGGCCGGCGACAAGGCTGCGCGCTTCATGCAGCTCTGCGACGCCTTCGACATCCCGATCGTATCGCTGTGCGATACGCCGGGATTCATGGTCGGCCCGGAAGCCGAGAAGACCGCGATCGTCCGCCATGTCGCCCGCATGTTCGTCACCGGTGCGAGCCTCACCGTGCCGCTGTTCGGCATCGTCCTGCGCAAGGGCTACGGTCTCGGCGCGCAGTCGATGATCGGCGGCGGCTTCCACGCCTCGTTCTTCACGGTGGCCTGGCCGACCGGCGAGTTCGGCGGCATGGGCCTGGAAGGCTATGTCCGTCTCGGCTTCCGCAAGGAGATGGAAGCGATCGAGGACCCGGACGAGCGTGAAGACTACTACAAGGCCAAGGTCGCCGAGCTCTACGCCAACGGCAAGGCAGTCTCGATCGCTTCCGTGCTCGAGATCGACGAAGTGATCGATCCCGCCGACACGCGGCACTGGATCATGTCGGGTTTGCGCTCGGTGCCGAAGCCGGAAGCGCGCGCGACCAAGAAGCGGCCGTGCATTGATGCGTGGTGA
- a CDS encoding amidohydrolase family protein: MEIAAHSLFSGPDHGLIENVVLRHDNGLITDISEAVLPTTAPRSLILPAFVNAHDHARPTASSFGALGMPLESWILRSALGTPVDPYLTAASALARSARAGCAAMMVHYTRPSGTMPLIEEAKAIARAASDVGIRIAFALAVRDQNPVVYGDGEPVLSQLSSDDRRTIEELFVRAPMSPKAYIELTDAIASAVAGPKVEVQLGPAGVQWCSKPLLEAVAENSALTGRRIHMHLLETIYQRAWADQHFPEGVVRYLRDIGFLSERLTLAHCIHARPDEIEMIAASGARIVTNFSSNLHLRSGLAPIAAAHRCGCAIAVGVDGLALDEDDDVLREMRLVQMMHGGLGFERTWTAAEFLALAIANGRKATGAPGTGELVPGAPADFVTLDLDRLDRDRIMPVDPIDLLFARGNASLLRDVVVDGRLIVSEGRCTSVDLPAIEQELRGIYRANARQLAPFQRAWPPLAASLQSWFEAQLDCR; the protein is encoded by the coding sequence ATGGAAATCGCGGCACACAGCCTATTCTCCGGCCCGGACCACGGCCTGATCGAGAATGTCGTGCTTCGCCACGACAACGGCCTCATCACCGATATCTCCGAGGCAGTCTTACCCACAACCGCCCCGCGATCCCTCATTCTTCCCGCCTTCGTCAACGCCCACGACCATGCGCGGCCCACCGCGTCCTCGTTCGGCGCGCTCGGCATGCCCTTGGAAAGCTGGATCCTGCGCTCGGCGCTGGGCACGCCGGTCGATCCCTATCTGACCGCGGCCTCGGCGTTGGCCCGCTCGGCGCGGGCGGGCTGCGCGGCGATGATGGTGCACTATACCCGGCCAAGCGGCACCATGCCGCTGATCGAGGAGGCAAAGGCGATTGCGAGGGCGGCGTCCGACGTCGGCATCCGCATCGCGTTCGCGCTCGCAGTGCGCGACCAGAACCCGGTGGTCTATGGCGACGGCGAACCGGTGCTGTCGCAACTCTCAAGCGACGATCGCAGGACGATCGAGGAATTGTTCGTCCGTGCGCCGATGTCGCCCAAGGCCTATATCGAGCTGACGGATGCGATAGCCTCGGCCGTCGCGGGGCCGAAGGTAGAGGTACAGCTCGGCCCGGCCGGCGTACAGTGGTGCTCAAAACCGCTGCTCGAGGCGGTGGCGGAGAATTCGGCGCTGACCGGGCGGCGCATCCACATGCATCTGTTGGAGACAATCTACCAACGCGCCTGGGCCGACCAGCATTTTCCGGAAGGCGTCGTCCGTTATCTCCGCGACATCGGCTTCCTGTCGGAGCGGTTGACGCTGGCGCATTGCATCCACGCCCGCCCCGACGAGATCGAGATGATTGCAGCGTCCGGGGCGCGCATCGTCACCAACTTCTCCTCCAATTTGCACCTGCGCTCGGGCCTTGCCCCGATCGCCGCGGCGCACCGATGTGGCTGCGCCATTGCAGTCGGCGTCGATGGTCTCGCGCTCGACGAAGACGACGACGTGCTGCGCGAGATGCGGCTGGTGCAGATGATGCACGGCGGCCTTGGCTTCGAGCGAACTTGGACCGCTGCCGAGTTCCTCGCGCTCGCCATCGCCAATGGCCGCAAAGCGACGGGCGCGCCCGGTACCGGTGAACTCGTCCCCGGCGCGCCGGCCGATTTCGTCACGCTCGATCTCGACCGGCTCGACCGCGACCGGATCATGCCGGTCGACCCCATCGATCTCCTGTTCGCGCGCGGCAATGCGTCATTGCTCCGCGACGTCGTGGTGGACGGACGGCTGATCGTGAGCGAAGGCCGTTGCACCAGTGTCGATCTCCCCGCGATCGAGCAGGAGTTGCGCGGAATCTATCGGGCCAACGCAAGACAACTCGCGCCATTTCAGCGGGCCTGGCCGCCGCTCGCAGCGTCGCTGCAGAGCTGGTTCGAAGCCCAGCTCGATTGCCGGTAG
- a CDS encoding ABC transporter substrate-binding protein, with the protein MLARVSAALLGVALFAGTACAQETTIKFTLGWKTQGSDAAFFYAKDNGFFKEEGLNVVIDQGEGSGATVTRIMSGAYDAGFGDVNAIIQNASTKPQDAPVMVYMIWNQPPFAIVTKKTSGINTIKDFEGRTLGGAQGTPTTRLLPVFASKNKLEGEKIKISNMAPNLQEPMLIKGDIDAALVFNITSYFNLVLNRQDPDKDYKWFSFGDYGLDLYSNGMMVSRKLLASNPKAVAGLVRAVNKAVIAIAKDQNAGMKAAVNYDNLINAEVEKRRLQFSFDKLIVSPEMKEIGVGDVKDDRMARAIGIIVEGYQLARAPAPSEIFSREFLPPRAERELVYTAN; encoded by the coding sequence ATGTTAGCCAGAGTAAGCGCCGCGCTGCTGGGAGTTGCCTTGTTCGCCGGCACAGCGTGTGCCCAGGAAACGACGATCAAGTTCACGCTGGGCTGGAAGACGCAAGGGTCCGACGCCGCGTTCTTCTATGCCAAGGACAACGGCTTCTTCAAGGAAGAGGGCCTCAATGTCGTGATCGACCAGGGCGAGGGCTCCGGTGCAACGGTGACGCGCATCATGTCGGGCGCCTATGACGCCGGCTTCGGCGACGTCAACGCCATCATCCAGAACGCCTCGACCAAGCCGCAGGACGCGCCTGTGATGGTCTACATGATCTGGAACCAGCCGCCGTTCGCCATCGTGACCAAGAAGACCAGCGGCATCAACACCATCAAGGACTTTGAGGGCCGCACGCTCGGTGGCGCGCAGGGCACGCCGACGACGCGGTTGTTGCCGGTGTTTGCCAGCAAGAACAAGCTCGAGGGCGAGAAGATCAAGATCTCCAACATGGCGCCGAACCTGCAGGAGCCGATGCTGATCAAGGGCGATATCGATGCCGCGCTGGTGTTCAACATTACGAGCTACTTCAACCTGGTGCTGAACCGCCAGGATCCCGACAAGGACTACAAATGGTTCTCGTTCGGCGATTACGGCCTCGATCTCTATTCCAACGGCATGATGGTGTCGCGCAAGCTGCTGGCGTCCAATCCCAAGGCCGTCGCCGGCCTCGTTCGCGCCGTCAACAAGGCCGTGATCGCGATCGCCAAGGACCAGAACGCGGGCATGAAGGCGGCGGTGAACTATGACAATCTGATCAATGCCGAAGTCGAGAAGCGCCGCCTCCAGTTCTCGTTTGACAAACTGATCGTCTCGCCGGAGATGAAGGAAATCGGCGTCGGCGACGTCAAGGACGACCGCATGGCGCGCGCCATCGGCATCATCGTCGAAGGCTACCAGCTCGCCCGCGCGCCGGCGCCGTCGGAGATTTTCTCCCGCGAGTTCCTGCCGCCGCGTGCGGAGCGGGAGCTGGTGTATACGGCGAATTGA